From Micromonospora carbonacea:
GCGCTCGTCCCGCTGGGCCGGCGCTGGTCCGCCCGGCTCGCGCTGTTCGCCGTCGCCGCAGCCGTCGCGACGCACCTGCTGATCCTGACCTACCACCCGCTCCGGGTGCTGATCGTCCTCGGGCTGGCCCTGGCCGCCGCCCGCCTGGTGCTGCGGCAGCGGCGCTCGCCGACGCGCGCCTGACCACCGCACCGGCTCACCGGGCCGGTCGGGCCCGAGCACCGGCGCTACCCGGGTTCCCGGGTCGGCTGGCAGACCTTGCCGGTCAGCGCCGGGTCCGGCTGCTCGCTCTCCTCCCACACCGGGTTGGCCGAGATCGCCAGCGGGGGCGCCTGCCAGGCGGCCCCGAGCCGCTGGAACAGGGAATACTCCCGCCGGGTCCGCTGGACCGGCTCGCCACGGAGGAAGTTGACCAGCCGGTCCTGGACGAGGGACCGGTTGAGCAGGCCGCCGTGCACGCCCGGCGTCTGGAAGACCGGGATGCCGGCGTAGTCGCCCGGCGGCGCCTCGGCGGCCGTCGTGTACGGCAGGAAGGCGACGATCCGCACACCGGGCACCGGGCACATGAGCTGGTTGCGGTAGAACGGCGCGTCGTCGAGCAGCGACCGGATGAACGGCTCGTCCGGCCCGTTGCCGGGCGCGCCGGCCAGCCGCCCCAGCCCGAACATGGCCCGCAGCGTCCAGCCGGTGACCACGCCCCACCCGTGCTCCCGCCCCCGCGGCGGGTAGTAGGCCCGGCCGGCGTTGATCAGCGGACTGAACATGACAAGCGCGTCCACCGCCGGATGGGGCCGCCGGGCGAGGTAGGTGCGGGCCACGACCGCCCCCTCGCTCTCCCCGACCAGGGCCACCTTCCGGCCGGTACGCCGGTGCAGCCGCTCCACCTGCGCGGCGAGCAGCCCGACACTGTCCGCCACCGAGATGGTGGTGTCCTGCGGCCGGTAGGGCAGGGGACGGCCGTCGGGGCCCAGCCCCCGATAGGAGAACCGTTCCACCCTCGGGTCGCGGGGCTGCTCGCCCCCGTACGCCGAGCCGTAGCCGGCCAGCACCACCACCGCCTCGGTGACCCCCGCCGGCAGCGGCCGGGTGAGCAGCACGTCCTCGGTGCGCAACTGGTTGCCGGGCACCGTGCTGACCAGCGACGGGATCAGCAGCGGCACGACGAGCGCCAGCAGCGCCGCGATCGGGGCCACCGGCACCCGGGCCCACCGCAGCCGGGGCGCGAGCACCGCCGCCCGTACCGTCCGGTTCCACAGCACGCCGTTGAGCACGCCCGCCGCCGCTGCCACCGGCACCGTCCACCAGCCGGGCACGCTCCACGCCACCGCCCCGGCCATCGTGAGCACCACGAAGTTCAGCAGCGTCCACCCCACCAGGGACAGCGAGGGCAACCCCCGCCACCACGGCCCGACGGCGGCGGCCCGTTGCAGGAACGGCGCGAGCAGGAACATCGGCAGCAGGGACGCGAGCAGCACCCAGGACAGCGCCACCACCGACGCGGCCACCGAGATCACCGCCCACGGCACGACGAGGACCGTGACCGCCACGGAGATGCCGACGTTGCGCTTCAAAAGCTGGCGTACGGGCGGCCGGGGCACCACCTCGACCGGCCAGGCCAGCACGACGAGGACGGTGGTCAGCGCGCCCCGGGTGAGCGCCACGTAGACCAGCCAGAGGACGAACTCCGGCCACCACTGGTGGTAGACGAACAGCCACCGCAGGTCGTGGTACGTGTCGTACGGCCAGACGGCACTCACCTGGGGCGCGATCCCCTCGGCCGCCACGAAGCCCATGGCGACCAGGACGGTGGCCTCGACCGCCGGGAACACGGCGGTCAGCACGAGCAGCGCGACGAGCCTGCGATCCAGGGTCAACCCGGCCTCCTCGCCACCGTCGCGGATCCTGCTCCTCTCGCAGGTTCCACCGGTGGCGGGCCCGGTGTCGGCGCATCCGGCACATTGCCCACCGGAGGACCCGACCGGGCCGTCGCCGTCCCCGTCCCGGGCCGCTGGTCGTGCCCGGGACAGGGACGGCGGGTCGCGCCCCGGCGGCAGGTCAGCCGGCCAGGCCGCCCGGCTGGTCGCCCTTCACGACGGGGGCCCGCACCAGGTTGCCCCACTCGGTCCACGAGCCGTCGTAGTTGCGCACCTGCGGGTAGCCGAGCAGGTGGTGCAGCACGAACCAGGTGTGGCTGGACCGCTCGCCGATCCGGCAGTACGCCACCACGTCGTCGGACGGGCTCAGCCCGAGCTGGTCGGCGTAGATGGCCCGCAGCTCGTCGGCCGACTTGAAGGTGCCGTCGTCGTTCGCCGCCGACTTCCACGGCTTGCTCACCGCGCCCGGGATGTGCCCGCCGCGCAGCGCGCCCTCCTGCGGATAGTCCGGCATGTGCAGCATCTCGCCCGTGTACTCGCCCGGCGAGCGCACGTCCACCAGCGGCCGGCCGGCGGCGACGTGCGCCATCACCTGCTCCCGGTACGCCCGGATCGGCGCGTCGTTGCGCTCCGGCACCGGGTACGCGGCGCGCGGCCGGGTGACCTTCTCCCGGGTCAGCTCCCGCCCCTCGGCGACCCACTTCTGCCGGCCGCCGTCGAGCAGCCGCACGTCGGCGTGGCCGAAGAGGGAGAAGACCCAGAGCGCGTACGCCGCCCACCAGTTGAAGTTGTCGCCGTAGAAGACGACCGTGTCGTCGCGGCCGATGCCCTTGGCGGCGCACAGCTCGGCGAAGCTGGCCGCGTCCAGGTAGTCCCGGGTCACCTGGTCGTTGAGCTCGGTGTGCCAGTCGACCTTCACGGCGCCCGGGATGTGCCCGGTGTCGTAGAGCAGCACGTCCTCGTCGGACTCGACCACGACGAGGCCCTCGTCGCCGAGGTGCTCGGCGAGCCAGTCGGTGGTGACGAGCCGCTGCGGGTCGGCGTACGACTGGAGGCGGGGGTTCGGATCACTCGGCACAGGCATGACCCCAACCTACGCCGGTTCCCCCACCCCAGGGTGACGGTCGCGGTCAGGCGCGGCGGTGCACGAGGCGGCCGGCGACCACCGTGGCGAGGCAGCTCCCGTCGTCGGCGAAGACGGCCAGGTCGGCCCGGCCGCCGGCGGCCAGCTCGGGCGGGCGGGCGGACGCGAGCAGCGCGACCCCGTTGCGGGCGGCGGCGGCCCGCACCCCGGGGTCGGTCACCTGATCGGCGAGCGCCGCGGCGGCCCCGAGCCGGAACAGGGCGTGCACCCGTTCGCGCGGGGTCGGTGCGGGCGGCAGCGGCCCGTCGTGCACCAGCGCCGGCCCGAGCACGCCGGCCCACCGCCGCACCCGCGCCCCCGGGTACGCGGCCGTCAGCTCGCCGGCCGACGCCACCGCCTCGATCCGGTCCCCCGTCACCAGCACCGCACCCTCGACGACCGGCCGGTCGTCGAGGGTGCGCCGCAGCAGCGGCGCGGCGTGGATGGTCCGCACGTCAGTCGGCGACCGGGCCGAGCACGGGCCGCTTCGCGGTGACGGTGTCGCCGGACGAGCGGCCGGTGAGCCGGCGCTTGACCCACGGGGCGAGATGCTGGCCCGCCCAGCGCAGGTCGGCGGCGCGGGCGGCCAGCCACGGCGTCGGCGCGGGGTGCGGCGGGACCAGCAGCCAGTCCTCGTCGCAGCCGACGCCGAGGGCGCTCAGCACCTGCGCGGCGACCCGCCGGTGCCCCGCCGCCGACAGGTGCAGCCGGTCGGCGCTCCACAACATCGGGTTTCCGAAGGCGTCGTCGGCGTAGAGGTCGACCATGATCGCGCCGTGCCGCTCGGCGGTCTCCCCGACGGCCCGGTTGAGCACGTTCACCCGGGGCGCGACGAGCCGCTGCCCGGGCAGCCGGGCCATCAGGTCGGCGAACCGGAACAGCACCACGTCCGCGCCCCCGGAACGGAGCTGTTGGACCACGTCGTCGAAGCGGGCGATCAGCGCGTCGGGGTCGAAGGTGCGGCGCAGCACGTCGTTGCCGCCGGCCGCGAAGCTGATCAGGTCGGGCTTCATCGCCAGCGCCGCCGGCACCTGCTCGGCCACCACGTTGGGGAAGAGCCGGCCCCGGATCGCCAGGTTCGCGTACCGGAAGTCGGGGCCGGCCTCGGCGGCGAGCCGGGTGGCCACCAGGTCCGCCCAGCCCCGGTAGGTGCCGTCCGGGTACGCGTCGTCCATGCCCTCGGTGAAGCTGTCCCCCACCGCCACGAAACTGCGCCAGCCCACCGAACCCTCCGCCTCGCCAGCAAGGAAGGGCCCCCTGTTAACGCATCCGGTTGTGCTGGGGCCCCTGCTCAACGTCAGACAGTCTGGCACCGGCCACCCGCGCACATCGTCCCGGCACCGGGAACGTGAGGGAGTTCATCGACGGCGGCGCGGCCTCGGCGGCCCGGCCCGCCGCAAACCGCGTCGCCCGACCGGTCACCGCGGCCGTACGCTGCGCTGATGTTGTTGCGCATGTCGACCCTGCTGCTCCGGACCCTGCGCGAGGACCCGGCGGACGCGGAGGTGCCGAGCCACCGGCTCCTGCTGCGCGCCGGCTACGTCCGTCGCGCCGCCCCGGGCGGCTACACCTGGCTGCCGCTGGGCAAGCTGGTGCTGGACCGGGTCACCGAGATCGTCCGCGGCGAGATGACCGCCATCGGCGACCAGGAGGTGCACTTCCCGGCGCTGCTGCCGGCCGAGCCCTACCGCACCAGCGGCCGGTGGACCGAGTACGGCGACGACATCTTCACCCTCGCCGACCGCCGCGGCGCGGAGCACCTGCTCGCCCCGACCCACGAGGAGCTGGCCGCGCTGCTGGTGAAGGACCTGTTCACGTCCTACCGGGACTTCCCGGTGACGCTGTTCCAGGTGCAGACGAAGTTCCGCGACGAGGCCCGCCCCCGCGCCGGGCTGCTGCGCGGACGCGAGTTCCTGATGAAGGACGCGTACTCGTTCGACCTGGACGACGCCGGGCTCCAGGCCGCCTACGGCCGGCACCGGGCGGCGTACCGGCGGATCTTCGACCGGCTCGGGCTGGAGTACACGGTGGTCCACGCGACGTCCGGAGCGATGGGCGGCTCGGCGTCGGAGGAGTTCCTGGCCGCCACGGACGTCGGCGAGGACACCTTCGTCGGCTGCACCGCCTGCGACCACGCGGCCAACACCGAGGCGGTCGTCACCCGGCCCCCGGCGGCCGGCGACCCCGACGCGCACCCGGCGTCGGCCGTGCACGACACCCCGCAGACGCCGACCATCGCCGCGCTCGTGGACCTGGCGAACACCCGCCGGCTCGCCGGCCGCGCCGACTGGACGGCCGCCGACACCCTGAAGAACGTCGTGCTGACCGTACGCCGGCCGGGCGCGGCCGAGACCGAGCTGCTGGTGGTGGGCCTGCCCGGGGACCGCGAGGTGGACCTGAAGCGGGTCGGGGCGGCGCTCGCCCCGGCCACCGTGGCGGTCTTCGACGACTGGGCCGCCCGCCCGGAGCTGGTACGCGGGTACATCGGGCCGCAGCGGCTGGCCGGGCTCGGCGTCCGCTATCTCGTCGATCCCCGGGTGGCCCCCGGGACGGCCTGGCTGACCGGGGCCAACGAGCCGGGCCGGCACGCCACCGACGTGGTCTGCGGCCGGGACTTCACCCCGGACGGGACCGTCGAGGCGGCCGAGGTGCGCGCGGGCGACCCCTGCCCCGCCTGCGACTCCGGCACCGTGACCATGCGGCGCGGGATCGAGATCGGGCACATCTTCCAGCTCGGCCGGCGCTACACGGACGCGTTCGCCGTCGACGTGCTCGGCCCGGCCGGCAAGCCGGTCCGCCCCACCATGGGCTGCTACGGCATCGGGGTGTCCCGGGCGGTCGCCGCGATCGCCGAGCAGCACCACGACGACCGGGGCCTGGTGTGGCCGGCGGCGGTCGCCCCGTGCGACGTACACCTGGTGGCGGCGGGGAAGGGGCCGCAGTTCGACGCGGCGCTGGAGCTGGGCGGACGCCTCGCCGCCGCCGGCCTGCGGGTGCTGGTCGACGACCGCACGCACGTCTCCGCCGGGGTGAAGTTCACCGACGCCGAGCTGATCGGCGTCCCGCGCGCCGTCGTGGTCGGCCGCCGCCTCGCCGACGGGTACGTCGAGCTGCGTGACCGGGCCACCGGCGAGCGGACCGAGCTGCCGCTGGC
This genomic window contains:
- a CDS encoding proline--tRNA ligase; this translates as MLLRMSTLLLRTLREDPADAEVPSHRLLLRAGYVRRAAPGGYTWLPLGKLVLDRVTEIVRGEMTAIGDQEVHFPALLPAEPYRTSGRWTEYGDDIFTLADRRGAEHLLAPTHEELAALLVKDLFTSYRDFPVTLFQVQTKFRDEARPRAGLLRGREFLMKDAYSFDLDDAGLQAAYGRHRAAYRRIFDRLGLEYTVVHATSGAMGGSASEEFLAATDVGEDTFVGCTACDHAANTEAVVTRPPAAGDPDAHPASAVHDTPQTPTIAALVDLANTRRLAGRADWTAADTLKNVVLTVRRPGAAETELLVVGLPGDREVDLKRVGAALAPATVAVFDDWAARPELVRGYIGPQRLAGLGVRYLVDPRVAPGTAWLTGANEPGRHATDVVCGRDFTPDGTVEAAEVRAGDPCPACDSGTVTMRRGIEIGHIFQLGRRYTDAFAVDVLGPAGKPVRPTMGCYGIGVSRAVAAIAEQHHDDRGLVWPAAVAPCDVHLVAAGKGPQFDAALELGGRLAAAGLRVLVDDRTHVSAGVKFTDAELIGVPRAVVVGRRLADGYVELRDRATGERTELPLAGLVDRLRDEALRARGELV
- a CDS encoding SGNH/GDSL hydrolase family protein, with the protein product MGWRSFVAVGDSFTEGMDDAYPDGTYRGWADLVATRLAAEAGPDFRYANLAIRGRLFPNVVAEQVPAALAMKPDLISFAAGGNDVLRRTFDPDALIARFDDVVQQLRSGGADVVLFRFADLMARLPGQRLVAPRVNVLNRAVGETAERHGAIMVDLYADDAFGNPMLWSADRLHLSAAGHRRVAAQVLSALGVGCDEDWLLVPPHPAPTPWLAARAADLRWAGQHLAPWVKRRLTGRSSGDTVTAKRPVLGPVAD
- a CDS encoding sulfurtransferase; amino-acid sequence: MPVPSDPNPRLQSYADPQRLVTTDWLAEHLGDEGLVVVESDEDVLLYDTGHIPGAVKVDWHTELNDQVTRDYLDAASFAELCAAKGIGRDDTVVFYGDNFNWWAAYALWVFSLFGHADVRLLDGGRQKWVAEGRELTREKVTRPRAAYPVPERNDAPIRAYREQVMAHVAAGRPLVDVRSPGEYTGEMLHMPDYPQEGALRGGHIPGAVSKPWKSAANDDGTFKSADELRAIYADQLGLSPSDDVVAYCRIGERSSHTWFVLHHLLGYPQVRNYDGSWTEWGNLVRAPVVKGDQPGGLAG
- a CDS encoding alpha/beta hydrolase, yielding MGFVAAEGIAPQVSAVWPYDTYHDLRWLFVYHQWWPEFVLWLVYVALTRGALTTVLVVLAWPVEVVPRPPVRQLLKRNVGISVAVTVLVVPWAVISVAASVVALSWVLLASLLPMFLLAPFLQRAAAVGPWWRGLPSLSLVGWTLLNFVVLTMAGAVAWSVPGWWTVPVAAAAGVLNGVLWNRTVRAAVLAPRLRWARVPVAPIAALLALVVPLLIPSLVSTVPGNQLRTEDVLLTRPLPAGVTEAVVVLAGYGSAYGGEQPRDPRVERFSYRGLGPDGRPLPYRPQDTTISVADSVGLLAAQVERLHRRTGRKVALVGESEGAVVARTYLARRPHPAVDALVMFSPLINAGRAYYPPRGREHGWGVVTGWTLRAMFGLGRLAGAPGNGPDEPFIRSLLDDAPFYRNQLMCPVPGVRIVAFLPYTTAAEAPPGDYAGIPVFQTPGVHGGLLNRSLVQDRLVNFLRGEPVQRTRREYSLFQRLGAAWQAPPLAISANPVWEESEQPDPALTGKVCQPTREPG
- a CDS encoding imidazolonepropionase-like domain-containing protein, which codes for MRTIHAAPLLRRTLDDRPVVEGAVLVTGDRIEAVASAGELTAAYPGARVRRWAGVLGPALVHDGPLPPAPTPRERVHALFRLGAAAALADQVTDPGVRAAAARNGVALLASARPPELAAGGRADLAVFADDGSCLATVVAGRLVHRRA